The Seleniivibrio woodruffii genome window below encodes:
- a CDS encoding methyl-accepting chemotaxis protein — protein sequence MKIYKALEKEVFNSLAKKLLGNILFVTTIQVIAIISFMSYKNNIIEKVSALNIDPALKQQIIEVCSHGYGLALSAMFLTILALFFILGFFYILIVHPIRRMALLFKEIGTGGNDLSTDMPLLTYDEMRDLAEGYNLFMLKLRKLILKIRMISISIGVESAQVVHNTNRTFVEVNNQTELSERIFEVSSRSTAAVESVRGHSTSISMAAEDNIAKAVNSKNEMEALTCNMDAISGMLGEFQNTVGNLTKNSETIRDIVSLIEDISDQTNLLALNAAIEAARAGEAGRGFAVVADEVRKLAERVKSATEEISSNINQMIGDVRHTSEQTEKINQYITDTKHVVDKTSSNFSNMVHDFEQTGHGIQEITASLDGFTDNNVEIHSNITAIKDAAYLVDHMMQESQKNTITLNAHIEDIQDNVAKFKIGMGEMEKILGIAENYKAKFEEILADLASKNVDVFDKQYRQIPNSFPAKYNTKYDSKVESLFQPLYDKALSEQAGIIFALCVDTNGYAPTHNRRFSAKPTGNREQDTIHSRDKRIFNDHTGLRAAKNTQTFLIQTYSRDTGEVVNDISMPIIVNGKHWGAFRIGFDPRTIIESAKKVLDY from the coding sequence ATGAAAATATACAAAGCCCTAGAAAAAGAAGTTTTTAATTCTCTTGCCAAGAAGCTGCTCGGAAACATCCTGTTTGTCACAACCATTCAGGTGATTGCAATCATTTCGTTCATGTCCTACAAGAACAACATTATCGAAAAAGTATCTGCCCTTAACATCGATCCGGCACTTAAGCAGCAGATAATCGAGGTCTGCTCACACGGATACGGTCTGGCCCTGTCCGCCATGTTCCTGACCATCCTCGCACTGTTTTTCATCCTCGGTTTCTTCTACATTCTTATAGTACACCCCATCAGAAGGATGGCTCTGCTCTTTAAGGAAATAGGCACAGGCGGCAACGACCTTTCAACGGACATGCCACTGCTCACATACGATGAAATGCGTGATCTAGCAGAGGGGTATAACCTCTTTATGCTTAAACTGCGTAAACTGATACTTAAGATAAGAATGATAAGCATCAGCATCGGAGTTGAATCCGCACAGGTGGTGCACAACACCAACAGAACCTTTGTCGAGGTGAACAACCAGACAGAGCTTTCCGAAAGGATATTCGAGGTCAGCTCCCGCTCAACTGCGGCTGTGGAATCCGTCAGAGGACACTCCACCAGCATAAGCATGGCGGCTGAGGACAACATCGCCAAGGCGGTGAACTCCAAGAACGAAATGGAGGCACTCACCTGCAACATGGATGCCATCAGCGGGATGCTTGGCGAGTTCCAGAACACCGTGGGCAACCTTACAAAAAACTCCGAAACCATCAGAGACATAGTTTCACTCATAGAAGACATATCAGACCAGACAAACCTACTCGCACTTAACGCCGCAATAGAAGCCGCCAGAGCCGGAGAGGCCGGACGGGGATTCGCTGTTGTTGCCGACGAGGTGCGCAAGCTGGCCGAAAGGGTCAAGTCTGCCACAGAAGAGATATCTTCAAACATAAACCAGATGATCGGCGACGTCCGCCACACATCCGAGCAGACGGAAAAGATCAACCAGTACATAACGGACACCAAACACGTTGTGGACAAGACATCCTCCAACTTTTCCAACATGGTGCACGATTTCGAACAGACCGGACACGGAATTCAGGAGATCACCGCATCGCTGGACGGATTCACCGACAACAACGTCGAAATACACTCCAACATCACAGCCATCAAGGATGCTGCATATCTTGTTGACCACATGATGCAGGAATCACAGAAGAACACCATAACCCTGAACGCACACATAGAAGATATTCAGGACAACGTTGCCAAGTTTAAAATAGGCATGGGCGAGATGGAGAAAATTCTCGGCATTGCTGAAAACTACAAGGCAAAATTTGAAGAGATACTGGCAGACCTTGCCTCCAAGAACGTTGATGTTTTCGACAAACAGTACAGACAGATACCGAACTCTTTCCCCGCAAAATACAACACCAAATACGATTCGAAAGTTGAATCACTGTTCCAGCCCCTTTATGACAAGGCTCTCTCCGAGCAGGCGGGCATAATCTTCGCTCTCTGCGTGGACACAAACGGCTATGCGCCCACCCACAACAGAAGGTTCAGCGCAAAACCCACAGGCAACAGGGAACAGGATACCATCCACAGCAGAGACAAACGCATATTCAACGACCACACGGGTCTCCGTGCGGCGAAGAACACCCAGACGTTCCTCATTCAGACCTATTCCAGAGACACCGGAGAGGTGGTGAACGACATCAGCATGCCTATCATTGTCAACGGCAAGCACTGGGGTGCATTCAGAATCGGTTTTGACCCCAGAACCATCATTGAATCCGCCAAAAAGGTTCTTGATTATTAA